From the genome of Metarhizium brunneum chromosome 4, complete sequence, one region includes:
- the dap_1 gene encoding D-aminopeptidase, with protein MELFSSDNFSSHVEDLMKKYHVPGLAIAITHNGTMASKAFGMASFEPPEPMTTDTLLDIASASKSLTAASVALLVHDDKHPDIEYGAEMAELLLGEFVMPGQGYEDVTVEDILSHRSGMAAHDNSYMGVRSNNPDTAQSLTRNLRNLAPAAPVRSKFIYCNIMYTVATYLVEKKTGLSFADFLEERFFQPLGMTSSNLQPGRARAKGLGDRISPGHWWDETAGKYLTFMTPDSPEAQGAGSVVSSVNDYIKYVKAMMNKEGPFTEAVYRGIVKPRIIISPDDAPKPFSSPPLYATGWEVHHYRGHMIFVHDGCISGSSTSHFFVPELKFGGAIFGNSDHACFVAEILMQEFVDELLGVAQDQRVDWDGVVHESIPEKKMGSEEKVIEEERQKRCPGIKEPEPQSVPLDTYTGEYRNPGWGSLMMQIRDDRLFIDCSDRSYVFTLTFQHVCEQKKYIALYREVSQGPSQPMSAEFRFEDNVPIQLGIAIDEDLKCIWFDKVQEDGPEPVVTLPKGTAA; from the exons ATGGAGTTGTTCAGCTCTGACAACTTCTCCTCACACGTAGAGGACCTGATGAAGAAATACCATGTCCCTGGCCTTGCTATTGCCATTACCCACAATGGTACCATGGCCTCCAAGGCCTTCGGGATGGCCTCATTCGAACCCCCAGAGCCAATGACCACCGATACTCTTCTCGACATTGCTTCCGCTTCCAAGTCTCTCACTGCTGCTTCCGTTGCCCTGCTCGTCCATGACGACAAGCATCCCGACATCGAATATGGGGCCGAAATGGCCGAACTATTGCTCGGCGAGTTTGTCATGCCTGGCCAAGGCTACGAGGACGTTACCGTCGAAGACATCCTCAGTCACCGGAGCGGAATGGCAGC ccatgacAATTCATATATGGGCGTCAGGTCCAACAACCCAGATACCGCGCAGTCCCTCACGCGAAATCTCAGGAACCTGGCACCCGCAGCCCCAGTCCGCTCCAAATTCATCTACTGCAACATCATGTACACCGTCGCCACGTACCTGGTGGAGAAGAAAACAGGTCTCAGCTTCGCCGACTTTCTCGAAGAGCGCTTCTTCCAACCACTCGGCATGACCTCGAGCAACCTGCAGCCGGGACGCGCGCGGGCCAAGGGACTCGGAGACCGTATTTCCCCCGGACACTGGTGGGACGAGACGGCCGGCAAGTACTTGACCTTCATGACCCCCGATTCCCCCGAGGCACAGGGCGCCGGCTCCGTCGTGTCCTCGGTCAACGACTACATCAAATACGTCAAGGCAATGATGAACAAGGAGGGCCCGTTCACAGAAGCCGTTTACCGGGGGATCGTGAAGCCGCGAATCATCATCAGCCCGGACGACGCCCCGAAACCgttctcctcgccgccgctgtACGCGACAGGCTGGGAGGTGCACCACTACCGAGGCCACATGATTTTCGTTCACGACGGATGCATATCCGGCTCCTCAACGAGCCATTTCTTCGTGCCGGAACTGAAATTCGGAGGCGCCATCTTTGGCAACTCGGACCATGCGTGTTTCGTCGCCGAGATCCTGATGCAGGAATTCGTCGACGAACTTTTGGGCGTGGCCCAGGACCAAAGAGTCGACTGGGACGGTGTGGTGCACGAATCGATCCCGGAGAAAAAGATGGGCAGCGAGGAAAAGGTaatcgaggaggagcgtcaGAAGCGTTGCCCTGGTATAAAAGAACCAGAGCCCCAGAGCGTGCCCCTGGACACTTATACGGGCGAATACCGGAATCCGGGCTGGGGATCCCTCATGATGCAGATCAGGGACGACCGGCTATTTATTGACTGCTCGGATCGATCTTATGTCTTTACACTTACCTTCCAGCACGTATGCGAGCAGAAGAAATACATCGCTCTTTACAGGGAAGTGTCGCAAGGTCCGAGCCAGCCAATGAGTGCCGAGTTCAGGTTTGAGGACAATGTTCCCATTCAGCTGGGCATTGCGATTGACGAGGATCTGAAATGCATCTGGTTTGACAAGGTGCAGGAAGACGGACCAGAACCCGTCGTCACTCTCCCCAAGGGCACCGCGGCTTGA
- the HNM1_3 gene encoding Choline transport protein, which translates to MSDALNEKKASLSEAERALVSSTQQRKEDNELVALGYEPELRRNRSLYTILFQVLAITAVPFGEGTALTSAIYGGGQLAYFVGWIVVCLLDQCVAVSLSEIASKFPTSSGPSYWSFQLLPEGRARTIFSFITGWVWLIGNITICLSVNFGTASLIAGTATIYHPDWLASDWQLLLIFYAVCLGTFLICAFGNRFLPYVDAVASVWNGLTILIVCVALSVTANAGRHSVADALANYDKSFSGWGNFTFFIGLLPTAYTFSAIGMITSMAEEVADPARDVPTALSLVIPISGVAGLFFILPICFTMPPLQDILNAPQAQAMPYVFHTVMGTPGGGLALMFFLLGVAVFCCISITTAASRTLWAFARDGAIPFSSIWSKLIGDQVPLTALALLTVIQMLLGLVNLGSTSAFTAFASCGVIALAAAYAIVIAISLSTGRKAVSTARWRCPSFIGYFVNVVSIAWVAFQLVLFSMPAALPVTVVSMNYASVVLVGFMFISFVYYVAHGRKVYNGTPVSDGI; encoded by the exons ATGTCAGATGCGTTAAACGAGAAGAAGGCGTCGCTCTCGGAAGCAGAACGAGCCCTCGTTTCCAGCACACAACAGCGCAAAGAGGACAACGAGCTAGTTGCACTTGGATATGAGCCGGAACTTCGTCGCAATCGCTCCCTCTACACCATCTTATTTCAGGTGCTTGCTATCACTGCTGTACCATTCGGTGAAGGTACTGCCTTGACCAGCGCAATttacggcggcggccagctaGCATACTTTGTGGGATGGATTGTTGTATGTCTGCTTGATCAGTGTGTCGCCGTCTCTCTGAGTGAGATTGCATCAAAGTTCCCAACGTCATCTGGGCCGTCTTA TTGGTCGTTTCAGCTGCTTCCCGAAGGTCGTGCCCGGACAATCTTTTCCTTCATCACGGGCTGGGTTTGGCTGATCGGCAATATTACCATTTGCCTCAGCGTGAACTTTGGCACAGCATCACTCATTGCTGGCACGGCCACCATCTACCATCCGGACTGGCTAGCATCCGACTGGCAACTACTGCTTATCTTCTATGCCGTCTGCCTGGGTACTTTTCTTATCTGCGCATTCGGAAACAGGTTCCTCCCTTACGTAGATGCAGTTGCATCGGTATGGAACGGCCTGACTATTCTGATCGTTTGTGTCGCGCTGTCGGTGACTGCCAATGCGGGACGCCATAGTGTGGCCGACGCCCTCGCCAACTACGACAAGAGTTTCTCTGGATGGGGCAATTTCACCTTCTTTATTGGCCTGCTTCCGACGGCCTACACTTTTTCAGCAATAGGCATGATCACGTCGATGGCGGAAGAAGTAGCGGACCCAGCCAGAGACGTTCCCACAGCGCTGAGTCTCGTCATACCTATTTCTGGGGTCGCGGGTCTGTTCTTCATCCTTCCGATATGCTTTACG ATGCCCCCTCTTCAGGACATATTGAACGCCCCTCAAGCACAAGCAATGCCGTATGTTTTCCATACTGTAATGGGCACCCCGGGGGGAGGCTTAGCCCTCATGTTCTTCCTGCTGGGTGTTGCAGTATTTTGCTGTATCAGTATTACCACGGCTGCCTCTAGAACACTTTGGGCATTTGCACGGGATGGAGCAATCCCATTCTCAAGCATATGGTCGAAGCTAATTGGTGATCAAGTACCTCTTACAGCTTTAGCACTGCTGACAGTGATTCAAATGTTGCTTGGTCTTGTCAATTTAGGAAGCACGAGCGCCTTCACAGCCTTTGCTTCTTGCGGAGTCATCGCACTTGCTGCAGCATACGCTATAGTCATTGCAATCTCTCTATCCACAGGACGAAAGGCCGTGTCAACTGCTCGATGGAGATGTCCTAGTTTCATCGGATATTTTGTCAACGTCGTCTCCATTGCCTGGGTCGCCTTTCAATTGGTCCTTTTCAGTATGCCTGCGGCTTTGCCAGTAACGGTGGTATCTATGAACTATGCTTCCGTCGTTCTTGTCGGGTTTATGTTCATATCTTTCGTTTACTACGTCGCTCATGGTCGAAAAG TCTACAATGGAACCCCTGTCAGCGATGGTATATGA
- the ALDH gene encoding Aldehyde dehydrogenase — translation MSTINITLPNGVKYEQPVGLFVNNSFQHASGDKFDVVDPATGQQVLSVAGASVADVNTAVEAARKAFEGPWSELAPAERGDFLMKLASLIDRDRKLIAAIDAYDCGKPYSVALEADLEESYNVFKYYAGWADKIYGDTIDTSPAKFAYTVQEPLGVCGQIIPWNFPFMMLAWKVAPALACGNVVIVKPAEQTPLSAMYFGKLVQEAGLPPGVVNVVPGLGPVAGKTLAEHTDVDKIAFTGSTNTGRAIMRYAATNLKNITLECGGKSPLIVFEDADLEQAVKWAHVGIMDNSGQVCTSTSRIYVHEKVYDDFVKAFTEFTKKSTVIGNPFKENVNHGPQVSKNQFDRVLSYIEAGRKEGARILTGGLKVEGEGYYIQPTIFSEANENATVVREEIFGPVVVIGKFATEPEVIAKANDTSYGLAAAVFTENISRGHKVSRKLQAGMVWVNSSGDSHFGIPFGGYKASGIGRELGKYALDAYTQTKAIHVNLAMKL, via the exons ATGTCGACTATCAACATCACTCTTCCAAACGGAGTCAAGTACGAGCAGCCTGTTGGCTTGTTCGTCAATAATTCATTCCAACATGCGTCTGGAGACAAGTTCGACGTTGTCGATCCTGCCACTGGACAACAAGTACTCAGCGTAGCCGGTGCGTCTGTGGCTGATGTCAACACAGCTGTAGAAGCCGCTCGCAAAGCATTTGAAGGGCCGTGGTCAGAGTTGGCCCCCGCGGAGCGAGGCGATTTTCTCATGAAGCTGGCCTCCCTCATCGACCGCGATCGAAAACTTATAGCTGCCATTGACGCCTACGACTGTGGCAAACCTTACTCTGTCGCGCTTGAAGCAGACCTGGAAGAGTCTTACAATGTGTTCAAATATTATGCCGGGTGGGCAGACAAAATATATGGTGACACAATTGACACCTCTCCCGCCAAGTTTGCATATACTGTCCAGGAGCCACTAGGAGTTTGCGGTCAGATCATTCCTTGGAATTTCCCTTTTATGATGCTTGCTTGGAAGGTTGCGCCTGCTCTGGCGTGCGGCAATGTGGTGATTGTGAAGCCAGCAGAACAAACTCCGCTGTCCGCCATGTATTTTGGCAAGTTGGTCCAAGAAGCCGGGTTGCCGCCCGGTGTTGTTAATGTTGTTCCCGGTCTTGGGCCCGTCGCCGGAAAGACGTTGGCCGAGCACACTGACGTTGACAAAATTGCATTTACTGGAAGCACAAATACAGGCCGTGCAATCATGCGATATGCAGCAACAAATCTCAAGAATATTACTCTCGAGTGCGGTGGCAAGAGCCCTCTCATTGTCTTCGAAGACGCTGATTTAGAACAAGCTGTTAAATGGGCCCATGTCGGCATCATGGACAACTCTGGTCAAGTCTGCACTTCTACGTCCCGAATTTACGTACATGAGAAGGTTTACGATGACTTTGTCAAAGCTTTCACTGAATTCACTAAGAAGAGTACCGTCATCGGGAACCCTTTCAAGGAAAATGTCAACCACGGGCCGCAGGTCTCCAAGAACCAATTTGATCGTGTTCTCTCCTATATCGAGGCGGGTCGCAAAGAGGGTGCCAGGATCCTTACTGGTGGTCTCAAGGTTGAAGGAGAAGGGTACTACATTCAGCCGACCATATTCTCAGAA GCGAACGAAAATGCCACGGTTGTTCGAGAGGAGATATTTGGCCCCGTGGTCGTGATCGGCAAATTTGCAACCGAGCCAGAAGTGATAGCCAAGGCAAACGACACATCGTACGGCCTGGCGGCAGCTGTATTTACAGAGAATATTTCGAGAGGCCACAAAGTCTCGAGAAAACTGCAGGCTGGAATGGTTTGGGTCAATTCGTCAGGGGACTCGCATTTTGGTATTCCGTTTGGCGGCTACAAGGCTTCGGGCATCGGCAGGGAGCTTGGAAAATATGCACTTGATGCATACACGCAGACAAAGGCTATTCATGTCAACTTGGCAATGAAGCTGTGA
- the psiD_1 gene encoding L-tryptophan decarboxylase, with amino-acid sequence MAPVVHVPYRHGGWLPKNRVIMIDWLKHLVKEVDKRREPLTLPNEVEDLRKLIESRPDLRMLASAMLSEVPNKEPYLSDPVGNRQIRDIDHLLQLFGVVMTTKAPEWSKAGYDIGLIGFPFNTVLDWPMATPSGYAFFLKEEVNEKFKAILNTWKEEVLMTSDSLYVITTKENMWLSEPALTAIEKDTNVDGVDRKFPELFICDPEGDPVHWGFKSWDDFFVRQFKDIDNLRPVASPKQPEILANACESRAYQRQINVKRRDSFWLKGQPYSLSEMLDGHSWTEDFVGGTIYQAFLSATSYHRWHSPVAGNVIRTEVIRGTYFSEPTITGFFDGNHPDPAAPDQAQAYITHVAARAIFFIEAEPPVGRVCLVFVGMADVSSCEILKKFKTGKPTRVEKGEQIGMFHHGGSTHCVVFRKGIKIDFVPEADPETAKKNLMLRAKLGTVTEV; translated from the coding sequence ATGGCGCCCGTAGTTCATGTGCCATACCGCCACGGCGGCTGGCTGCCCAAGAACCGCGTCATCATGATCGACTGGCTCAAGCACCTGGTCAAGGAAGTCGACAAGAGACGTGAGCCTCTGACTCTTCCCAATGAAGTCGAAGACCTTAGGAAACTGATTGAAAGCCGCCCCGATCTCCGCATGTTGGCGTCGGCCATGCTCTCCGAGGTTCCAAACAAGGAGCCTTACCTCTCTGATCCGGTTGGCAACAGACAGATTCGAGACATCgaccatcttctccaactcTTCGGCGTGGTCATGACTACGAAAGCCCCCGAATGGAGCAAGGCGGGGTACGATATTGGCCTTATTGGGTTCCCTTTTAATACCGTTCTTGACTGGcccatggccacgcccaGCGGATATGCGTTTTTCCTGAAGGAGGAGGTCAACGAAAAGTTCAAGGCAATTTTGAATACTTGGAAAGAGGAGGTTCTAATGACCTCGGACTCGCTGTACGTCATCACTACTAAGGAAAACATGTGGCTCAGCGAGCCGGCACTCACGGCCATTGAGAAAGACACAAACGTCGATGGAGTAGACCGCAAATTCCCAGAGCTTTTCATTTGCGACCCCGAGGGCGACCCTGTCCATTGGGGGTTCAAGTCCTGGGACGACTTCTTCGTCCGTCAGTTCAAAGACATCGACAATCTCCGCCCCGTTGCGTCCCCCAAGCAGCCCGAAATTCTAGCCAACGCGTGTGAGTCGAGAGCATACCAGAGGCAGATAAACGTCAAGAGGCGCGACAGCTTCTGGCTCAAAGGCCAGCCATACTCGCTCTCCGAGATGCTCGACGGCCACTCCTGGACCGAAGACTTTGTCGGCGGCACCATCTACCAGGCCTTCCTGAGCGCCACCTCCTATCATCGATGGCACTCGCCTGTCGCGGGCAATGTCATCAGAACAGAAGTCATTCGCGGGACATACTTCTCGGAGCCTACCATCACCGGCTTCTTCGACGGCAACCACCCCGACCCGGCGGCGCCGGATCAGGCTCAGGCGTACATCACTCACGTCGCCGCCCGGGCAATTTTCTTCATTGAGGCAGAGCCCCCGGTTGGCCGAGTGTGCCTCGTCTTTGTCGGCATGGCGGATGTATCGTCGTGTGAGATTTTGAAGAAGTTCAAAACGGGTAAACCCACGCGTGTAGAGAAGGGCGAGCAGATTGGCATGTTCCATCACGGAGGCTCGACTCACTGCGTGGTTTTCCGCAAGGGGATCAAGATTGACTTTGTTCCGGAGGCTGATCCTGAGACAGCTAAAAAGAACCTTATGCTTCGGGCCAAGTTGGGCACTGTGACGGAGGTTTGA